A window of Sphingobacterium sp. SRCM116780 contains these coding sequences:
- a CDS encoding NAD(P)-dependent oxidoreductase, which produces MKVIIFGATGTVGIEIVRQALAMGHEVTAFVRNPEKLVQIKDNSLSIYPGDVAHLPDVEEALNHQDAVLCALGDGKVGKIRGIGTHNIIQAMDKMGIKRLICQTTLGMGESYGNLNFIWKHIMFGMLLKKAFQDHQAQEHYILNSQLDYTLVRPSALIDGAVTKGYQVGFDGKYKKLSLKITRADVADFMLRQLESRDYSKKAVSISN; this is translated from the coding sequence ATGAAAGTAATCATTTTTGGTGCAACAGGCACCGTAGGTATTGAAATCGTTAGACAAGCATTGGCGATGGGGCATGAGGTAACAGCATTTGTTCGTAATCCCGAAAAATTAGTACAAATCAAAGACAATTCTTTATCGATCTATCCAGGAGACGTTGCCCATTTACCTGATGTAGAAGAAGCTTTAAACCATCAAGATGCCGTTCTGTGTGCATTAGGCGATGGTAAAGTGGGTAAGATACGTGGTATTGGAACGCATAACATTATTCAGGCAATGGATAAAATGGGTATTAAAAGACTCATCTGTCAAACCACATTGGGTATGGGCGAAAGTTATGGAAACCTCAATTTTATTTGGAAACACATCATGTTCGGGATGTTGTTGAAAAAAGCATTTCAAGACCATCAGGCACAAGAACACTATATCTTAAATAGCCAATTGGATTATACGCTGGTAAGACCAAGTGCATTAATTGACGGAGCAGTTACCAAAGGTTATCAAGTAGGATTTGATGGGAAGTATAAGAAGTTGTCTTTAAAAATAACACGGGCTGATGTTGCTGATTTTATGTTGCGTCAACTGGAGAGTCGAGACTATAGCAAGAAAGCGGTTAGCATCTCTAATTAA
- a CDS encoding DUF1772 domain-containing protein: MQSINREVQNTLFFICFFCPLLLLPITAFLHYNDNSNRFILLLIATACYLIGVFGVTVFGNVPLNNQLEQFDFSIATEATIKQMRNIFEKRWNFLNNIRTVSALFALIFILFTCIMTKGK; the protein is encoded by the coding sequence ATGCAAAGCATAAATAGGGAAGTGCAAAATACACTATTTTTTATCTGTTTTTTTTGCCCCTTATTATTGCTTCCTATTACTGCCTTTTTGCATTACAATGATAATAGCAATAGATTCATCCTGCTACTTATTGCAACAGCTTGCTACCTGATTGGTGTATTTGGCGTAACTGTTTTTGGCAATGTACCACTCAACAATCAACTGGAACAATTTGATTTTTCTATCGCAACGGAAGCGACCATAAAACAAATGAGAAACATCTTTGAAAAACGTTGGAATTTTTTGAATAACATCAGGACAGTGAGTGCTTTGTTCGCCCTCATTTTTATCCTCTTTACCTGTATAATGACGAAAGGAAAATAA
- a CDS encoding carboxylesterase family protein: MKYEIKKWDKKNMIILILGSCLFLILVIFIFGSKVETLIHNFYAKAEAYNQPLGTETQYAKAEAVLTEEKEDSEDNFTEIIDPQIAWQRDIPADIKNVLFAYLKSEDGSPYGFVNDRRPPKEIIRYGTFSGINEQDKTANNELAIILREKNAIGNDRERVLVICYDDRNYKYNILYNELFYNKLLIKTYSTSDQLPSEASSLAEFVSPIHQLIQIKTNSQDTVYLYYDEEFDSMVRKTFHQEEAEEG; encoded by the coding sequence ATGAAGTATGAAATTAAAAAATGGGATAAAAAAAACATGATCATCCTGATCTTGGGCAGTTGTCTATTTTTGATTTTGGTTATTTTTATTTTTGGTAGCAAAGTGGAAACCCTCATCCACAACTTTTATGCAAAGGCGGAAGCATACAATCAACCTCTAGGCACAGAAACTCAATATGCCAAAGCAGAAGCTGTATTAACCGAAGAAAAGGAAGATTCTGAAGATAATTTTACCGAGATCATTGATCCACAAATTGCTTGGCAAAGAGATATTCCTGCTGATATTAAAAATGTGTTATTTGCATACTTGAAAAGTGAGGATGGTAGTCCATATGGTTTTGTAAACGATCGTCGTCCACCAAAAGAAATTATTCGATACGGTACCTTTTCAGGTATCAACGAACAAGATAAAACAGCAAATAACGAATTAGCGATTATTCTGCGAGAGAAAAATGCTATAGGAAATGACCGAGAGCGTGTATTGGTGATTTGTTATGATGATCGGAATTACAAATATAACATCCTTTATAATGAGTTATTTTATAATAAATTACTAATCAAAACCTATAGCACGAGCGATCAACTACCCTCCGAGGCCAGTTCATTAGCGGAATTTGTATCTCCAATCCATCAACTAATCCAGATCAAGACGAATAGTCAGGATACAGTTTACCTATATTATGACGAAGAATTTGATAGCATGGTTCGCAAGACCTTTCATCAAGAGGAAGCAGAAGAGGGATAA
- a CDS encoding TfoX/Sxy family protein — MASDQKFVDFVLDQIENAGEIIAKKMFGEYGIYSERKIFGLICDNRLFLKPTTSGREFIVNVVEASPYPGAKPFFLIEDKIEDREWLSELVRISVKELPIPKTKKKKK, encoded by the coding sequence ATGGCTTCTGATCAAAAATTTGTAGACTTCGTACTGGATCAAATTGAAAACGCTGGAGAAATAATCGCCAAAAAGATGTTTGGCGAATATGGAATTTATTCCGAAAGAAAAATATTTGGACTCATTTGCGATAATAGGCTATTTCTAAAACCAACAACATCGGGACGAGAATTTATTGTTAACGTGGTGGAAGCATCGCCATACCCAGGAGCAAAACCATTTTTTTTGATTGAAGATAAAATTGAGGATCGGGAATGGTTGAGTGAATTGGTGCGCATTTCAGTAAAAGAATTGCCCATTCCAAAAACGAAGAAAAAGAAGAAATAA
- a CDS encoding XRE family transcriptional regulator: MENKVPKIFFASNLKFLREREKISQTLLAESICVTRTKLALIEIGKTKAMEPDFMLSVANYFKISMDTLLTVDMSRLGELKIRELQSGNDIYIKGGNLRVLAISIDKTNTENVEYVPIKGRAGYTSGGYSDPIYIAELPKYHMPNLPQQGTYRTFPIIGDSMLPFPEKMDVTGKYMEDWSHIKPETLAIVVMHGQDIVFKSICILEGGLLQCRSLNALYEVYTVPIEEVLEIWSFYSYHTTLIPEAQTDLDTVLNSLTEIKGLIAKRSL, encoded by the coding sequence ATGGAAAATAAAGTACCAAAAATATTTTTTGCCAGTAACTTAAAATTCCTTCGGGAGCGCGAAAAAATAAGTCAAACCCTACTTGCGGAAAGCATCTGTGTAACACGGACAAAGCTTGCGCTTATCGAAATTGGCAAGACCAAAGCGATGGAGCCAGATTTCATGTTATCCGTAGCCAATTATTTTAAGATCAGTATGGATACCTTGCTGACAGTGGATATGAGTCGACTGGGTGAATTAAAGATTCGCGAATTGCAATCTGGCAATGACATCTATATCAAAGGCGGAAATCTACGCGTTCTAGCGATCAGCATTGATAAGACAAATACAGAAAATGTGGAGTATGTACCCATAAAAGGCCGAGCTGGTTATACTTCAGGTGGATATTCTGATCCCATTTATATTGCAGAACTTCCCAAATACCATATGCCCAACCTTCCTCAGCAAGGTACTTACCGTACTTTCCCCATTATAGGTGATTCCATGCTACCCTTCCCAGAAAAGATGGATGTGACGGGAAAGTATATGGAAGACTGGAGTCACATCAAACCTGAAACGTTGGCCATTGTTGTTATGCATGGACAGGATATTGTTTTCAAGTCTATTTGCATCTTAGAGGGAGGCCTTCTGCAATGTCGTTCACTAAATGCGTTATATGAAGTCTACACGGTTCCTATTGAAGAGGTATTAGAAATATGGTCGTTCTACAGCTATCATACGACATTAATACCTGAAGCGCAGACAGATTTGGATACTGTATTAAATAGCTTAACAGAAATTAAAGGATTAATTGCTAAAAGATCTTTATGA
- a CDS encoding exonuclease domain-containing protein → MNKVKNIEYAIVDIETTGGNARGSRMTEIAIAIHNGTEVIDRWESLINPERDIPLAIFALTGIDNDVVADAPVFGDIAQQVFDMLEGRIFVAHNVNFDYSFIRHQLEEEGYKWTARKLCTVRLSRKIKPGLRSYSLGKLCDSLAIPISNRHRAGGDTDATTILFSYLLQWDTEGVMEEMLKKTSTDQRFPPNLAPEDFEALPDTPGVYYFMNQQGNVIYVGKAVNLKKRVASHFTGHNINKQRQHFLKEIYHITFEICATELMALLLECTEIKRLWPIHNRALKRFEPKFGLFKYEAMNGYQYLAVGKLHKHSHCIQVFNLENEGIHVLRQLMLAFELDHRMCRFGASAIPYGSIANKDQVDLPEINEHNTKVDRAIDYLLEQQPTFMIMDKGRTVEEKSYIWVEKGNFYAMGYLDQYAQVTSMDDIRSSLKRYYGNHYMMQLIKAYISKYPYKVTHLHDTQDVLILPEPNQENEYLLLF, encoded by the coding sequence GTGAATAAAGTAAAAAATATAGAATATGCGATCGTTGATATTGAAACTACGGGCGGAAATGCACGTGGTAGTCGTATGACAGAAATCGCTATTGCTATTCATAATGGTACGGAAGTTATTGACCGTTGGGAATCGTTGATCAATCCGGAGAGAGATATTCCATTGGCAATTTTTGCATTGACGGGTATTGATAATGATGTAGTTGCAGATGCTCCTGTATTTGGCGATATTGCGCAACAGGTATTCGATATGTTGGAAGGACGTATATTTGTTGCCCATAATGTCAATTTTGACTACTCCTTTATTCGCCATCAGTTGGAGGAAGAAGGTTATAAATGGACAGCACGAAAACTTTGTACAGTACGGCTGAGTCGAAAAATAAAGCCAGGTTTACGTTCTTACAGTTTGGGAAAACTGTGCGATAGTCTGGCTATCCCGATTTCCAATCGTCATCGTGCGGGAGGAGATACTGACGCAACAACGATTTTGTTTTCCTATCTTCTGCAATGGGATACGGAAGGGGTAATGGAAGAAATGCTCAAGAAAACCTCGACCGATCAGCGATTCCCACCAAACCTAGCTCCAGAGGATTTTGAGGCTTTACCCGATACTCCAGGAGTCTATTATTTTATGAACCAGCAAGGGAATGTTATCTATGTTGGTAAAGCCGTCAACCTCAAAAAGCGTGTTGCATCTCATTTTACCGGACACAATATCAATAAACAACGACAGCATTTTTTAAAGGAAATCTATCATATCACCTTTGAAATCTGTGCGACAGAATTGATGGCCTTACTTTTGGAATGTACGGAAATCAAACGATTATGGCCAATTCATAATCGCGCTTTAAAACGATTTGAACCTAAATTTGGACTGTTCAAATACGAAGCGATGAATGGCTATCAATACCTGGCAGTTGGTAAACTGCATAAACATAGTCACTGCATCCAAGTATTTAATCTAGAAAACGAAGGAATCCATGTTTTGCGTCAGCTAATGCTCGCATTTGAGTTGGACCATCGTATGTGCAGATTTGGCGCATCCGCTATACCATACGGAAGTATAGCAAATAAAGATCAAGTTGATCTTCCGGAGATCAACGAACATAATACAAAAGTGGATAGAGCGATCGATTATCTTTTGGAGCAACAGCCCACATTCATGATCATGGATAAAGGAAGAACTGTGGAAGAGAAAAGTTACATCTGGGTCGAGAAAGGAAATTTCTATGCGATGGGGTATCTAGACCAATATGCTCAAGTGACATCCATGGATGATATCCGTTCCAGTTTAAAACGCTATTATGGCAATCACTATATGATGCAATTGATAAAGGCGTATATTTCCAAATATCCTTATAAAGTAACCCACTTGCATGATACGCAGGACGTATTGATCTTACCTGAACCAAACCAAGAAAATGAATATTTGTTATTATTTTAA
- a CDS encoding GH1 family beta-glucosidase: MLLTKEAFGEDFIWGVSTAAYQIEGAHNIHGKGLSIWDVFVQKRNKIFQNHNGDIACDFYNRYTEDLYLMYRLNIRNYRFSISWSRILPDGTGEINPSGIDFYNRLIDLSLELGITPWVTLYHWDLPHTLDKKGGWLNRDIKEWFGHYVAICVTHFGDRVKNWMVLNEPTVFCATGYFFGVHAPGKKGIDYFLAATHHAALAQAHGARIIKSIQNDNTVGTTFSCSYVEPFTTREKDIVAAKKADVLLNRLLIEPLLGMGYPTSEIKILKRIEKYIKQNDEKDLKFDMDFIGIQNYTREIIRHATFVPYLQAKIVSAKDRKVTTTAMNWEVYPEAMYQMLKKFSAYQNIPPLTITENGAAFPDRVENNMVDDPKRIQYLQDTLEQVLRAKQEGVNVKGYFVWTFLDNFEWAEGYQPRFGLVYVNFQNQQRIVKSSGNWYANFIK, from the coding sequence ATGCTTTTAACGAAAGAAGCCTTTGGCGAAGATTTTATTTGGGGAGTTTCTACTGCAGCTTATCAAATTGAAGGTGCCCATAATATACATGGAAAAGGACTTTCGATTTGGGATGTTTTCGTACAGAAAAGAAATAAAATATTTCAAAACCATAACGGTGATATAGCCTGTGATTTTTACAATCGCTACACAGAAGATCTGTACTTGATGTATCGCTTAAATATCCGTAACTATAGATTTTCCATTTCATGGAGCCGCATACTTCCAGATGGTACAGGTGAAATCAATCCATCAGGAATCGATTTCTATAACCGATTGATCGATCTTTCCCTGGAGTTGGGCATCACCCCTTGGGTGACGTTGTACCATTGGGATCTCCCCCATACGCTTGACAAAAAAGGTGGTTGGCTCAATCGGGATATCAAGGAATGGTTTGGTCATTATGTAGCGATCTGTGTTACTCATTTTGGTGATCGGGTAAAAAATTGGATGGTTTTAAATGAACCTACCGTATTTTGTGCTACCGGCTATTTTTTTGGTGTACATGCCCCTGGAAAAAAGGGAATAGATTACTTTTTGGCAGCCACACACCATGCTGCACTTGCGCAAGCCCACGGGGCACGAATCATTAAATCCATACAAAATGATAATACAGTAGGTACAACTTTTTCATGCTCTTACGTAGAACCATTTACGACTCGCGAAAAAGATATTGTTGCAGCTAAAAAAGCAGATGTATTGCTCAACCGGTTGTTGATAGAACCCTTGTTGGGAATGGGATATCCAACAAGTGAAATAAAAATCTTGAAGAGAATCGAGAAATACATCAAACAAAATGATGAAAAGGACTTGAAATTTGATATGGATTTTATCGGGATTCAAAATTATACGCGTGAAATTATCCGCCATGCAACCTTTGTTCCTTATTTACAAGCAAAAATTGTTAGTGCAAAAGATCGCAAGGTTACAACCACAGCGATGAACTGGGAAGTTTATCCAGAGGCGATGTACCAGATGTTGAAAAAATTTAGTGCTTACCAAAATATTCCACCTTTAACCATCACCGAAAATGGCGCTGCTTTTCCAGATCGGGTTGAAAACAATATGGTGGACGATCCTAAAAGAATACAATATTTACAAGATACATTAGAGCAAGTACTTCGAGCAAAACAAGAGGGTGTAAACGTGAAGGGCTATTTCGTTTGGACATTTCTCGATAACTTCGAATGGGCAGAAGGATATCAACCCAGATTTGGATTGGTGTACGTGAACTTTCAAAATCAACAACGTATTGTGAAGTCATCAGGAAATTGGTATGCCAATTTTATTAAATAG
- a CDS encoding DUF3472 domain-containing protein, with amino-acid sequence MRKLCFTSAFIAALTTISCSKEIVKSPLENPSGLTSQSDKDLPNLILTGSNAAPSQHLVYSFANDAVLKMSKIKITNTAKTEYFSVLNYDGGYMGLQDTPDPNFGTSNIMLASLWDKNTAANNLAFYSYLDSKTIPSRFGGEGDGQKTVNPYNWSVNTWYNMVIRSWKENGKIYIANFVQDLSTGKWLHTSTVGREASAGYLGSGSGTFLENWIGDNPSYDGRFHRKAFLKDTWNLSVNNVWEKSTSRYFSANDNDAGRNGQFDRAFNVGYSSTEDAYFMEHGGSTTPDPAFGTGRVLDLPAQTNQGSAPVLTTIENSYSTARYHNNKLIISWGINETKSPQLSYKLELLNATGTVLQTQEKIKPEKRIDTLSSTLATGNYTVRITLTDIFNQQTPAKLVPVTVFNANDTYKIKNLSSGKYLSILSNSTANSAQVVQSTSSTSNFQKWKIVAGTYGYALVNVGSSKSIDIPGSIDDINTGLIQYTNSTNQNQQWTFNFLETSNNVFIRTTLSKGFIIDNPGSSTADNTQVVLYSINNNTGTNNQRWVLEKQ; translated from the coding sequence ATGAGAAAATTATGTTTTACCAGCGCCTTTATCGCTGCACTTACCACAATTTCTTGCTCTAAAGAAATTGTTAAATCTCCATTAGAAAATCCATCAGGATTAACGTCACAAAGTGACAAAGATCTACCCAACCTGATATTAACAGGAAGTAATGCGGCGCCGTCTCAGCATCTCGTATATAGTTTTGCAAACGATGCTGTATTGAAAATGAGTAAAATAAAGATTACGAATACAGCCAAAACGGAGTATTTCTCTGTTCTCAACTATGACGGGGGTTATATGGGACTACAAGATACACCAGATCCTAACTTTGGTACTTCCAATATCATGCTTGCATCGCTTTGGGACAAGAATACTGCAGCAAATAATTTAGCATTCTATTCTTATCTAGATAGCAAGACTATTCCCAGTCGCTTTGGAGGAGAAGGTGATGGACAAAAAACGGTAAATCCTTATAATTGGAGCGTTAATACCTGGTACAATATGGTCATACGTTCTTGGAAAGAAAACGGAAAGATATATATTGCCAATTTCGTTCAAGATCTATCTACAGGAAAATGGTTACACACCTCTACTGTTGGTCGTGAAGCGAGTGCAGGATATTTAGGTTCTGGCAGCGGTACATTCTTAGAAAATTGGATCGGAGATAATCCAAGCTATGATGGTAGATTTCATCGTAAAGCTTTTCTCAAAGATACTTGGAATTTAAGTGTTAATAATGTTTGGGAAAAATCGACTAGTCGTTATTTTTCTGCGAATGACAACGATGCAGGCCGAAATGGTCAATTTGATAGAGCTTTTAATGTGGGATACAGTAGTACTGAAGATGCATATTTCATGGAACATGGTGGTTCCACTACACCAGACCCTGCTTTTGGTACTGGTCGTGTATTAGATTTACCTGCACAGACAAATCAAGGTAGCGCACCCGTATTGACGACGATTGAAAATAGCTACAGCACCGCTCGTTACCACAACAATAAGTTAATTATTTCTTGGGGTATCAACGAGACTAAATCTCCACAACTGAGTTATAAGCTTGAACTATTGAATGCTACAGGTACAGTTTTGCAAACACAAGAAAAGATAAAACCAGAAAAAAGAATTGATACCCTTTCCAGTACCTTGGCAACTGGAAATTATACCGTTCGCATAACTTTGACCGATATTTTTAATCAACAAACACCAGCTAAATTGGTTCCAGTAACTGTTTTCAATGCCAATGACACTTATAAAATTAAGAATCTAAGTAGCGGGAAATATTTAAGTATACTCAGCAATAGTACCGCTAATTCTGCTCAGGTCGTACAATCTACGAGTAGCACAAGCAATTTTCAAAAATGGAAAATCGTAGCTGGTACTTACGGATATGCACTTGTTAATGTGGGAAGCTCAAAATCCATTGATATACCTGGTAGCATTGATGATATCAATACAGGTTTAATTCAATACACGAATTCTACAAATCAAAATCAACAATGGACCTTCAATTTCTTGGAAACAAGCAATAATGTTTTCATACGAACCACACTCAGCAAAGGATTCATTATCGACAATCCTGGAAGCAGTACAGCTGATAATACACAAGTTGTGTTATATAGTATCAATAACAATACGGGAACCAACAACCAGAGGTGGGTTCTTGAAAAGCAGTAA
- a CDS encoding retropepsin-like aspartic protease, whose product MIKTYFLLLFSLIVSYSYSQEIFTLNQGGTDQKAYFSEVNYESVRDKIIVKAIINGKNYRFIVDTGAPNMITKKVFEALNPTILKKIPIADANNKTDSLTVVLLSEIKLGNVTFNNIPTLVAEDTFIFDCHEVDGFIGSNMLRNTIVRFSSKDHKIILTDETIQLPLNKNQRSDLILTPAQSSPFLTTTVKGKGKGKIELLFDTGMEGMFDLALKHYAILEKENIFDELAKSNGQGLLGLNGLGNDTIQHLLRVPELTINGTLFKNVSIQTTPNLNSRIGANLLKYGIVTVDYKNKKFYFEPFDTTVDLLEKHFPITISIKKNKAVIGTVWDEKLKDEISQGDELLAVDDMNYEDINPCDLITKTKILEGKTQVTLTLKNSKGLLKKIFISKSIQ is encoded by the coding sequence ATGATTAAAACATACTTTCTCCTCTTATTTAGCCTCATCGTTTCATACTCTTATTCACAAGAGATCTTCACGTTGAACCAGGGTGGTACTGATCAAAAAGCTTATTTTTCTGAAGTTAATTATGAATCTGTGAGGGATAAGATAATCGTTAAGGCGATTATTAATGGTAAAAATTATCGCTTTATTGTAGACACAGGGGCTCCTAATATGATTACAAAAAAAGTATTCGAAGCGTTAAATCCTACCATATTAAAAAAAATACCCATCGCTGATGCGAATAATAAAACCGACAGTTTAACGGTAGTGCTCTTAAGTGAAATTAAGCTGGGAAATGTTACTTTTAATAACATACCTACTTTGGTGGCAGAAGATACCTTTATTTTCGATTGTCATGAAGTTGATGGTTTTATTGGTAGTAACATGTTAAGAAATACGATTGTACGTTTTTCGTCAAAAGATCATAAAATTATTCTAACAGATGAGACAATCCAATTACCCTTAAATAAAAATCAACGTTCAGATCTGATTTTAACACCGGCACAAAGTTCTCCTTTTTTGACAACTACAGTAAAAGGTAAAGGTAAGGGAAAAATCGAATTACTTTTTGATACTGGGATGGAGGGAATGTTTGATTTGGCATTGAAACATTATGCTATTCTTGAAAAGGAAAATATTTTTGATGAGTTGGCAAAATCAAATGGGCAAGGCTTACTCGGTCTAAACGGTCTCGGGAATGATACTATACAGCATCTGTTGCGCGTGCCTGAGTTAACTATTAATGGTACTCTATTTAAAAATGTATCTATCCAAACAACTCCCAATCTGAATTCTAGAATAGGGGCTAACTTATTAAAGTATGGGATTGTGACAGTCGATTATAAGAATAAGAAATTTTATTTCGAACCATTTGACACAACTGTTGATCTATTAGAAAAGCACTTTCCAATAACAATTAGCATTAAAAAGAATAAAGCTGTGATAGGAACAGTGTGGGATGAAAAGTTAAAAGATGAAATCAGTCAAGGCGATGAATTGCTTGCTGTTGATGACATGAATTATGAAGACATCAATCCTTGTGACCTGATTACAAAAACAAAAATATTAGAAGGAAAAACACAGGTTACTTTAACGTTAAAAAATTCCAAAGGTCTTCTTAAAAAGATATTCATAAGTAAAAGTATCCAATAG
- a CDS encoding acyltransferase family protein, translating into MLKTQTSTASFTDTKPHYKVLDGLRGVAAITVVCFHIFEAFATSHVDQRINHGYLAVDFFFILSGFVIGYAYDDRLRATSVKDFIKRRIIRLHPMVIMGAVIGAILFYFQVCSVWDVSKVTVTTLFIATLLNALLIPAIPGQEIRGLGEMFPLNGPSWSLFFEYIGNILYVLFIRKFSTKVLAWLVFLAGCGLATFAIVGPYGDICAGFSLTKVEFTAGFFRLLFSFSAGLFLSRIFKPTNIKGAFWICSLAIVVLLAIPRIGGAEQLWMNGLYDTACCVVIFPVLVYLGASGKSTDKYTAQLCKFLGDISYPLYTVHYPFIYLYYAWVKNNKLTFQESLPGAAGVVIGSMILAYICLKFYDIPLRKYLTNRFLKSKRG; encoded by the coding sequence ATGCTAAAAACACAAACCTCAACAGCTTCATTTACCGATACTAAACCGCATTATAAGGTGCTCGATGGATTGCGTGGAGTGGCAGCTATCACCGTTGTCTGTTTCCATATATTTGAAGCTTTTGCGACCAGTCATGTGGATCAACGTATCAATCATGGTTATTTAGCCGTTGATTTTTTCTTTATTTTATCCGGATTTGTTATCGGTTATGCTTATGACGATCGTTTGAGGGCAACTTCAGTTAAAGATTTTATCAAACGTAGAATTATCCGGTTACACCCAATGGTTATCATGGGCGCTGTCATAGGAGCAATTCTATTTTATTTTCAAGTATGCTCCGTTTGGGATGTATCGAAAGTAACGGTCACAACTTTGTTTATCGCGACATTATTAAATGCACTATTAATCCCAGCTATTCCCGGACAGGAAATTCGAGGTTTGGGAGAAATGTTTCCTTTGAATGGACCAAGCTGGTCTTTATTCTTTGAGTATATCGGTAATATTCTTTATGTTTTATTTATTCGTAAATTTTCAACCAAAGTGCTTGCATGGTTAGTTTTTCTTGCCGGATGCGGTCTGGCAACATTTGCTATAGTAGGGCCATACGGTGATATATGTGCTGGATTTTCACTGACCAAAGTCGAGTTTACTGCAGGGTTCTTTCGGTTGCTGTTTTCTTTTTCTGCCGGATTATTCCTTTCTCGTATTTTCAAACCTACCAATATAAAAGGAGCTTTTTGGATATGTAGCCTAGCCATCGTTGTGCTCTTGGCTATACCACGGATTGGGGGAGCTGAACAATTATGGATGAACGGGCTATATGATACTGCTTGCTGTGTTGTGATCTTTCCAGTTCTTGTTTATCTCGGAGCTTCAGGAAAAAGTACCGACAAGTATACTGCTCAGCTATGCAAATTCTTAGGAGATATTTCCTATCCTTTATATACAGTACATTATCCCTTTATTTATCTGTATTATGCATGGGTAAAGAATAATAAGCTCACCTTTCAGGAGTCATTGCCTGGTGCAGCAGGAGTTGTTATCGGAAGTATGATTTTAGCGTATATCTGTTTGAAGTTTTATGATATACCACTTAGGAAATACTTGACAAACCGATTTTTAAAATCAAAAAGAGGTTAA